The DNA region TATTCTATGAGTTGATGCTCAATTAGCTCTATTGACTCTATTTGTCAAGAAATCTTAATCCTGACAAGGGAAAATCTGCAAAGCCGATGCTGCCACGCTAAGTTTAACGCGGGTCCCCACAGGCAACAAGTGTTGATGAGTGGCACGAGCATGAAGTTCCTGTCCGGAGGGCGTTAGTAAACAATAGCGATGCTCCCGACCTAAAAATTGGCGATCGCGAATGACCACAGGGGCAGCATCGTCGGGTTCCAGGTGGAGGTCTTCCTGGCGAATCATCAAGTCGGCGCGTGTACCATTTTGGATTTTGGATTTTGGATTTTGGATTTGCGAACCGTTTGGAATTGCAAAGGAGCCGACTTCGGTTTCTAACACTTCGCCTTTGAGAAAGGCGGGCAAGAAGTTGGCTTGGGTCACAAATTCAGCAACAAAGCGGGAGGCGGGATGCTGATAAAGAGTCTCCGGAGAGTCTAACTGCTCAATCCAACCGTGGCGCATGACGGCAACGCGATCGGCGATCGACAAAGCTTCTTCCTGATCATGGGTGACGAACACGGCTGAGGTGCCAGTGGCTTTCAGGGCTGTCCGAATTTCTTCTCGTAATCTCAGCCGCACTTGAGCATCCAGATTACTCAAGGGTTCGTCCAGTAAAATCAGGGCCGGACGGGGAGCCAGAGCACGGGCCAGAGCGACTCGCTGTTGCTGCCCACCTGATAGTTGATGGGGGTAGCGGTCTTCCAGTCCCTGCAAGCCGACGAGAGCGATCGCCTCCCCGACCAGTTCCCGCAGTTTTTGTGGCAAATAGCGCGTGTGACCACCCCGGCGTGGCTGGGTCAGCCCAAAGGCAACGTTTTTGGCGACGGTCAGATGAGGGAACAGAGCATAGTCTTGAAACACCATCCCCACATCCCGATGTTCTGGAGGAACCCACTGCCCTTGACCCGCAACCACCTGACCATTTAACTCAATGGAGCCGCTCTGAGGCTGTTCAAATCCGGCAATCAGGCGCAGCAGAGTGGTTTTACCACAGCCCGATTCTCCCAGTAAGGCCAGGATCTCTCCCGCTTGCAGGGTGAAGGAAACCTGATTAACGGCGGGAGACAGATGTTTTGAGAATTGTCTGGTGACGGTGTCCAGACGCAAAATTTCAGATTGCCCCATGAATGTCAGTGTCGTTATGACAGATCTCTTTATTGCGATTAGTCATCAATAATCCTGGCCTCATAGTACAGTAAATATCGGAATAATTCTCAATTAGAGACGGGAGAGGGTGGAGGAGTGAAGGGATGAAGGGGTGGGTGGGGCGGTGAGTAGGTGGGTGGAAGAGGGAATGGGTGAAGGGACAGATTACAGGTTAGGATTGGCACGATCGCGGGTGAAGCTAGGGAAATTCAGTGGATGGATGGGGTTGGTGCTGGCGATCGCGGGGGTGATTGCGGCTCCGGTGTTGGTGGTATTGGCAGGGTTATTGACAAACTCTACAGCTACCTGGAATCATCTGGCAGCGACGGTACTGCCAACTTATCTGGCGAACTCTTTGGGGTTAATGCTAGGAGTCGGGGTTGGGGTCATTGCGATCGGGGTGAGTACGGCCTGGTTGGTAACGATGTGCCGCTTTCCTGGTCGGCGCATATTTGAGTGGGCCTTATTGTTGCCCCTGGCGGCTCCGGCTTATTTACTGGCCTACGTCTATACGGAGTTGCTGGCGTATTATGGGCCAGTACAAACCGCTCTCCGTCAATGGTTTGGCTGGCAGGATATGCAGGATTATTGGTTTCCCAATGTGCGATCGCTGGGGGGTGCGATCGTCATGTTGACCTTAACCCTGTACCCCTACGTCTACTTGCTGGCCCGAACGGCTTTTCTATCGCAGGCCGTATGCACTTTGGAAGCAAGCCGCAGTCTGGGTTGTAGCCCGTGGCGGAGTTTTTTCACCATTGCCTTACCGTTGATTCGGCCTGCCATGACAGCAGGATTGGCGCTGGTCTTAATGGAAACCCTGAATGACTTTGGCACGGTGCAGTTTTTTGGCGTGGATACCTTCACCACAGGCATCTACCGTACCTGGTTTGGGTTAGGAGACCGGCCAGCCGCGATGCAACTCTCTGCTCTGCTGCTGTTATTTGTGTTGAGTCTGATTGGTCTGGAACGGTGGTCACGGGGGCAGGCCCGGTATTATCAGACAGCCAATACCATTCATCAGCTACCGGGTTACCAATTGGGTTCCTGGCGAGCGATCGCCGCTTTTCTGCTCTGCTTGCTGCCCGTCACTGTGGGATTGCTGATTCCAGGAGGAGCGTTATTGATGATGGCCCTGGAACCTGCTACATCCAACTCAGATCAAGATTTTCCGACCACCAACCTGGCAGGCTCTCAAGCTCAGTTAGGGAGTTTTGCGGCTCACAGTATCACTCTGGCGGTGTTGGCGGCGGCGATCGCGGTGTTCCTATCGGTGCTGTTAGCTTATGGTTTGCGGTTGCATCCCACGCGGAGAATGCGGTTAGCGACTCAGGTAGCGGTGATGGGGTATGCCGTCCCCGGATCGGTGATTGCCGTGGGGATTTTAGTGCCGTTAGGCGCGTTGGATGGAGCAATCAGTACAGCAATGCGATCGACCTTGGGCCTTTCCACCGGATTGTTGCTAAGTGGGACGATCGCCGCCCTGATTTATGCCTATCTCGTCCGCTTTCTGGCTGTGGCTTTTAGCAGTGTAGAAGCCAGTCTCACGGGAATTAAACCCAGTCTAGATGATGCCGCTCGCAGTTTGGGTCATAGTCCACTGGCAACTTTATGGCGGGTTCATGCGCCGCTATTGAGGGGAGGGGTGTTGACAGCAGCCATGCTGGTATTTGTAGATGTCATGAAGGAACTTCCTGCCACGCTGATCATTCGTCCATTTAATTTCGATACATTGGCGATTCGGGTTTACAACCTGGCCTCTGATGAACGACTCGCTGAAGCGGCTCTACCAGCCTTGCTGATTATTCTGACAGGGCTAATTCCAGTGATGCTTCTGAGTTGGCAAATTGCGCGATCGCGCCATACCCTCTAACCCTTGGCTCTCCTAAAGGGTGTGTACTAGAACCCCTGAAAGGCTTATTTTTCACAGGCTCTATAGGGCCTACGGGACTGGCGCGATTCGAACGCGCGGCCTAGCGCTTAGGAGGCGCTCGCTCTATCCATCTGAGCTACAGCCCCAAGTGAAGGAGGTAGGTTACGAGTCCAATGATAACAGGGGATAGGGAAGGAGAGTTCTAAGTTCTGAGTATAGAGAATAAATCATGGTATTTTCTCGAATTTTATTAGGTGATTATAAATAGATCTAAAGTCCGACCGGGTAACCGGGATTCTATGGCATCATTAAAAATGCATTTTTCAGTGCAACTCTTGCAACCTGTAAAGAAGTATAAGGAATTAACCGGTTATGTCTCTTCACCTTGGTGATACCGTTCCAAACTTTACTCAACAGTCTTCCGAAGGCGAAATTAATTTTTATGATTGGGCAGGTGATAGCTGGGTTGTGTTGTTTTCTCACCCGGCTGACTATACTCCTGTTTGCACTACTGAACTGGGTGAAGTAGCAAAGCTCAAACCAGAGTTTGACAAGCGCAACGTTAAAGTGATTGCCCTCAGTGTTGATGATGCAGATTCTCATGCAGGCTGGATTGGTGACATTAACGAAACTCAGAATGTAACGGTCAACTATCCAATCCTGGCAGATGCAGACAAGAAGGTATCGGATCTCTATGACATGATCCATCCCAATGCCAATGCACAAGTGACGGTTCGCACCGTGTTTGTGATCGATCCTCAGAAGAAGCTACGGCTGACGATTACCTATCCCCCCAGCACCGGGCGCAACTTTGAAGAAATTCTACGAGTGATTGATTCTCTACAATTAACTGATAAGTATAGTGTCGCTACTCCTGTGAACTGGAAAGATGGAGATGATTGCGTGGTAGTTCCTTCTATTCCTACGGAGGAAGCGAAGCAGAAGTTTCCCAAAGGGGTTACGGAGATCAAGCCTTATCTGCGGATGACTCCTCAACCCAATAAATAACATCCAATTAATTCAGGATGTAAGCTGGGTGGGCAGTCACCCACCCAATTTTTGTAGATGAATTAGCGAGCCTGAGCGGTCAATTCGGCTGCGATCGCTCCAGGAACCGCACGTTCCCGATTTTCTATATCCTCTTCAAGTTGCTTCTGCTGCATCGCCTTGAGATTTTCCAGTTGCTGCTCCAGTTGTGCTCTCACCTCATAGCGGTAGTTGAAGAAGTGCTCGCCAATCCCCAAAGTCGCCAGGTATTCCACCAGCAAGCGGGGTTTCAACAGGGCGATCGCCACCATTTGCCACCAGAAGCGGAATCGCACCGAGCGCACAACGCCTTGCCGCCATAGCAATTTCATGAATAGTTTCCACTCGGCTCTGGTAATGCGGCGATCGCTCTTACCCCGCCAGCCGTTCATCATCATGAAATGGCGGAAGGTGCGCTTCAGGTACGGTTCCGGTTCATAAATTTCCCAGAAGGCATCAATGTATTCGCGGGTAATTTCCTCTACGGGGCGGGTAGGCACAAAGTTCATAATCGCTCCCTGGTGGAATGTGCCCAGTCCATCCTGTAAGCGTCCCTCCTGCTTCAGGCGAGTCCACATGGCGGTATTTTGTAAGGCTTGCAGCAAACTGAATTGGCCTTGAGGAATCCCCGTATCTTGGATGAAATCTCGGATGCGATCGCCAGCTCCCGGTTGCTCGCCGTCAAAGCCCATGATGAAGCCAGACATAATTTGCAGTCCTGCTTTAGTGATTTTATGGCAGGAATCAATCAGAGATTGGCGCGTATTTTGCAGTTTGTTAATGCCCACCAGACTGTCTACATCGGGGGTTTCAATGCCCATGAAGACCAGCACAAACCCCGCTTTCACCATCAGTTCAATCAGTTCATCATCCTCGGCCAGGTTAAGCGAGGCTTCGGTGATCAACTTGAAGGGATATTTGTGCTGCTCCATCCAGGGGATCAGTTCTCGCAAAAAGACTTTGGCATTGCGTTTGTTGCCAATAAAGTTATCGTCTACGACAAAAATGTAACGTCGCCACCCCATCTCATATAGCCGCTCAAATTCCTTCAGCATCTGCTCTGGGGTTTTGGTACGAGGCTTGCGACCGTACAGGTTGATAATGTCGCAGAACTCACACTGGAACGGGCAGCCCCGAGAGAATTGGACGGTGATTGCCAGGTAAGCATCCAGATCCAGTAAGTCGAAGCGGGGGATCGGGGTTTGGGTAACATCGGGTTTTTCAGCCGATCGGAAGATGCCCGTTTCATCACCCCGCTCCAGGGCTTCTAGAAACATGGGAATGGTGTGTTCTCCTTCGTCCAGGATCAGGTAATGGGCACCGGATTCCAGCGCAAATTCAGGAACGGAAGTGGGGAAAGGCCCGCCAACGGCCACCTTTTTGCCTAATGCAACCCCTTTTTGAATCAGTTCTCGGAAGTCCTGGCGCTGGATAATCATGGCTGAGATCAGGACTAAGTCGCACCAGTCCCAATCCTCATCGGTTTCAAAGCGAACATTGCGATCGACAAAGCGAATTTCCCAATCGGTCGGCAACATCGCCGCTACGGTAATCAAGCCCAGAGGCGGATTGGTAGAGCGAATCCCTGCCATGTCCAACGTTTCTTGATAGGACCAAAACGAGTTCGGCATAACGGGCCAGAGCAGCAAAGCTTTCATGATTAACCCTCCGGTTTTATAGGCTTTTTCTGTCCATTCAGTTCAATGAACTGGCCTTGGATGGGGTGCGTTCCCAATGGCCCCTGGGTTGCCAATTGATTGAACTGGAGCGATACGCAGATGTGCGATCGCAACAAAGTGAGAAATCACTTGCACACCTGAGACAACGCGGAATGCCAGTGAGGTGTTCTCTTATGCGAAAGTTAAAAAATCTATTGCGGTGAGTATACAACAGTCAGAGGGACAGCGGGGTAGAGAAGTAATTCAGAATTCTCTATAAGAGTTATGGAAAAGATCTACATCATGCCCTCTCTATCCATTTTGGATTTCATCTAGCTTTTTGCGTACAGCCTGGATATCTTGCCACATAAGCCATTTGGGACTGCCCTGCTCACGGGAAGGGTTCCGCAGTAAATAGGCGGGGTGAAAGATCGGCATATAAAAGCGGCCATCTCGCTCTACCCATTGTCCCCGTACTTTGGTGATCCCCTGCTTAATGCCCAACAGTCCTTTTAAAGCTGTGGCTCCTGTCAACAAAATGATCTTGGGATCAATCATCCGGATTTGTTCCAGCAGATAACCTTTACAAGCCTCGGCTTCATCGGTAGTGGGCGTGCGGTTTTCGGGAGGACGGCATTTCACCACATTACAGATGAACACATCCCGTTCTCGCGTCAGCTTTACTGAAGCCAGAATTTTGTCGAGCAATTCCCCCGATCGCCCCACAAACGGTCGCCCGGTTTCATCCTCTGTTTGCCCTGGCCCTTCCCCTACAAGCATGATCTGGGCGTGAACGTTGCCTTCGCCAACCACGGCATGAGTGCGGTTATGGCCCAAATCACAGCGAAAACAGCGATCGCAATGGGCTTTCATTTCCTCCATGCTGTGGTAAGTCCCAGGTGGAATGGGAATGGTTGCAGAGGTAGGAATCAGATCGGGATCCACCTTGGGGTCAGCAGCGGCTCCAGAGTCAGATAAATCGAACAAGTTAATTTGGTTTTCAGCAGACATGGGCTTGCAGGAATGGAAACTCGATAGAAGCGGATTTACCCTCTGCGATAGCGTATGACAGCTCTGCAAATTTTTCTAGTGTAATTGGGTAGATCCAAAAAATTTCAGGCATGATCAAGGTGATCCCACTGCATGATGCTGGGGGAATTATGTCACCTGCTTCACCGTCTCAAAGCTTTGATGCCAAAGTTTGCTTTACAAATCGTCTAGAGGCTGGAGAAAAGCTGGCCAGGGCGATCGCTGATGAACTGCAGTCGCGTCCTGGAGAAACGGCTGCGTCTGTGATTGTCTATGCGCTACCGAGAGGTGGATTGGAGATTGCAGAACCGATCGCCCGCTTACTGCACTGTCCACTGGATGTGGTAGTTGCGAAAAAGATCACCCGGGTGGAAAATCCGGAGCTGGCGATTGGTGCGGTGACTGCAGATGGCCATATCCTGTGGCTGTCCCCGCCGCGATCGCCTAGTTTTCCGGAAGCCTACGAGTTAGCCTTACAGCGTGCTCAAAAACGTGCCCAGGTTCAATGGCAACAGTTGGCCCCTTATCGACCGTCAGTGACTCCTCTGGGACGAATCGCCCTGATTGTTGATGATGGAATTGCCACAGGCATGACCATGGCGGCAGCGGCTCAGGCTTTAAGAGCAAAACACCCAGCGGAGATCTGGATTTGCGTTCCTGTAGCTCCCCCCGATATGTTGAGGTATCTGCGATCCTGGTGCGATCGGGTTGTAGTCCTGGCTACTCCCAGCCCTTTCTACAGCGTCAGCCGCTTCTACCAACAGTTTCCGCAAGTGGAAATGGAAGAGGCGATCGAGTGCTTACAACGGGCAAATAGTGGTCAGGAAGCAGGCACTTCCCAAAATCTCCAAGGCTGAACTATCCTAACAAGTAGCTTTGGAGAGCTGGCTGATGAGACGCTTGCGGTTTTGGTGGCTTGGAATTGTGTTGGTGAGCCGATATAACCCACCTCAGGTGGTGGCGGCAACCATGCTGCTGCTGGCGATGATTTTGTGTGTGGTCTGGTGGGTTAATCAGGGATGGCCCTACCTGGCCTTATGTTTGAGCTATATTTTGGGAGCGATCGCGGCCATTCTGGCGAGTGAAGTGGTAGCCCCCTCTCCCCAAACTCATCGGGTTCGCCTGACTGCCGTAGCTTCTCTTATCGTTCTGCTATCAGCGGCTAGCTTCTATTTGGTTCGCACCTTGCACTGGGCCTGAGATGCTGTTGTACCGATACCACCAAGGTCGTAATCAGCTTTATCGTAGTAATCCTAGCCAGGTCTCTGATCCAACCACTCCATCGGCTTCCAGTTTCAGGACTCGTTGGGCTGCTTTTACTGCCGCTTGCGTTTCCGGGCCGAATATGCCATCCACACCTCCCTTCAGATATCCCAAAGCTCGTAATCGTTCCTGTAATCCAGAGACAGCTGGCCCCTTCATGCCTAATCGCAGGATGGGTAATGTGGCTATCTCTGTTGCAGTCCGTTCACTATTCTCCAAATTGGCAGGTTTAGTGGTTGAGGCAGTTGCTGCAGTGGGTTTAGCCGTCGTGGCCGTACCAGGGGTTGGAAAAGCTCCACTGTTGGCTGTTGGGGTGGTTGGTTGGACAGGGTTCTCTGAAGCTTGGGGGGATGCAGTGACAGAACTAAGAGGGGGGGAGGGAGGCAATAACCGACTCCAGGTATCGGTTCCAACAATACCATCGGGGCTTAAACCTGCGGCTTTCTGAAATTGAAAAACGGCGTTGGCTGTGCTCTCTTCGTAGACTCCGTTAATGGCTCCAGTGTAGTAGCCCAGTAACTTCAACAGGGCTTGTACTTCTGTGACTTCTGTGCCCTGGCTGCCTAGCTTGAGAAAGGGCTTGCCTGTACCTCTGTTAGCAGAGGTTTGGGATGGAGTCGTGGAAGTTGCTGGGGGAGGGGACTTGGCAGGCGATCGAGATGATTGGCCCAGAGCAGAATTTGTTTGATTCAGTCCCACCAGACTACAAGCCACGATCGTGACTAACCAGGGTTGCCAATCCCTGGGGAACAGAGAGGTTAATCTGGAGTTGCTACGCATGATGCAAATCCTAAAAACTAGGTCATTACTATACGGGACTGGAGGGGGAATGCAAAGAGCAACTTTCTTGGATCTATTATGAAGTACTCACTTTTGAGCCGATTTCAGGGCTGTTTCGAAGGAATGGTGCTCGCTGACCAATTGAGTTTCTGGATCAGCCAACGTATCCAAACTGCCACTCCATCCTCAACCCAGGCTGGCTGGAGAGAACACACCGATCGGTTCCATTCGTTCTCCCCCAAATTGCACCATTGGCATCCCAGCATCCTGTCTTTAGCAGATCTGGCTGAATGGCAGGCTTCACCTGGGGTAGATTTGGCCATTCAGGTGGCAGAAGCTCTAATTAAAGAAAATGACTGGCCGCTGCAGTTCACCCCGTTAGACACAAGTCGGCTGTTAGCGTCTGGAGCAAACAATGGGATGCTGGCGATCGCAACCCTTCCCATTGCTTTTTTCTTTCATGATGATGTATTGCTGCAGCAACAGCATCTGCGGCAAACAGTGCGCTCCTGGGGAGGGACAACCAGCGCACAGGATTGGGTTGCTATTTTTGGCTATGCGATTGCTCAGGCGATGAAAGAAAGGCTCAATCCCTGCCAATTCATCACCCACCTTTTGTCCTACTGGAGTGGCATAGAGCCTGACACAGGGCAACGTTCCCCCCAGGTTCTGGCAGGTTTAGAATTGCTGAACAACCTGATAGAACAGGGAGTCGCTTATAGAACGATGATTTTAAAGTTAGAGCAATTTTTGCCTCAGGAGGAGAGCACGATCGCCCTGGCGTTGTACTGTTTTCTGTACACCCCCGATGACTGGCATCTTTCTGTACTTCATGCTGCCCGATTTTTACCTGCTCATCCCGTATTATGTGCTTTAACTGGCTGCCTATCAGGAGCTTACAACAGCTACAGTAGTTTACCTTTGACCTGGAAGGCTGCTTCCCTGCAACCTGCTTCTGCTAATCAGTCTTCTCCCTCCGTCCGCATCTCCTGTACAGACCTGGCCACTCACCTGGTGGCTTCCTGGTCTGGCATATTTGATGCTTCTCCCTATCCCTTGTCGGCCAATATGCTTCCCGTTGCTTCCCCTCGGATTTCTTCTGCTCGCTGGCCATGAATCCTTGCCAGAACTGGTGACTCATGCAAAAAATGGATACGCTGGAATTCCGCTGCTCCCTTAGAGGTAGTGCTTTGTGAAGAGAGTATTTCAGGCACTGGAACGGCAACTGAAAGAGACCTATGGCCACTATCGTCGCCGTCTGAGTGAATCGGTTGGGGGATTGGATAGATATAGGCTGCTCTTTCAGCGATCGCCCTTTAGTGATCGCCCTTCAAGATGGAGTACTTATCAAACCCGTTTGAGGCGCTCAACAACATGGCGGACGGTATCTCGTTCTCCATTAGTATTAGGAGTGGCTGTCATTTCTCTCACTAGCGTTTTGGGTTATCGGTTTTACACCACCCCTAAATTAGACATTGGTAAAGCCGCTCCTCAAACGATTTATGCTCCTGCCAGCGTCACGATTGAAGATCAGAAAGCAACCGAAGAACAACGCAAAACAGCTCGTAAAGATGCCATTTCGGTTCTGAAGCTGGATCAAGCAGTCAATCAACAAGCTCAGCGGTTATTGCAACAACAACTTCAGCAAGGAACCGAGCTACGGCAACTTGCAGGGGCATTTCCTTTCACCAAAACGGCCTATCTATCCTTCAAAACTCAGGTTTATTTACGGAAGCTGCCGGATAGGGACTGGCAAGCTCTGTTGACGACGGTTGACCCCAAGTTACCCCAAACCTCTGAAAAGGCGGGGCTAGAATCGGCCAATCAACCCCCCTTACTAGAAAATGATCGCAAGCAGGCGATCGCAGAGCTACGTGCCCTGCGTCGCTCAGTTGATCTGGGCACCTACTTAAGGGTGGTTCAGGAAACTGCCCAGGCTCGCTTACGATATGCAGCAGCCCTGACTGCTATGGTGCAGCCGGCTGTCCCGAACTTGTCTCAAGCGTTTAATTGGGCGGTGCTGGATTTGTCCAATAACGACTGGCGGCAGATCCAAACCCACCTTCCCAACATTGCTGAACAAATTCTGGTTCAGGGTATTGCACCGGGTTTGCCTGAATCCCTGCTCAGTGAGGCGATTAAATTACAGGTGAAAGGACTTGGATCGCCAGAGTCCCAGGCGATCGCTAGCCAGTTATTGATCAACATCCTGCAACCGAATTTAGTTAAGGATGAGGAACAAACCCGTTTGCGGGCCGAGCAAGTGGCTCGAGGAATTCAGCCTGTTATGGTTTCTGTTCGCAAGGGGGAGTCCATTGTCAAATCCGGTCAGATTATTTCCTCGGCCAATTTCGCTTTGCTCGATCATTTCGGGTTAAGTCGCCGCGAAATTGATTGGGTCGGCTTGATTGCGTTTGGTAGCCTGGTCAGTGGTGCCGTCACGATTGTCTGGTTCGTTAAACAACGGTTTTACCCCAGCTTGCGTAAACGAGATGGCATTTTGTTGTGGTTACTGAGTTTGAGTACCCCCTTACTGGTGGCTCTGCGGCTACCTTCAACCAATCTACCGGCTGTGGGGCTATTGATTGGTAGCTTTTATGGTGGCCCCTTAGGTGTGACCGTCGCTGGATTGCTGGCGCTATTGATGGCAGTGGGATCTGACCTGCAATTGAATGAGCTTCTATCTAGTGCGATCGGAGGTCTAGTCTGTGGGTGGCTGGGCGGACGACTGCGATCGCGGGAAGAGTTAGCCATTTTAGGGGTTGGCATTGGAGTCTTGCAAGGAACCTTGTATCTATTGCTCACGGCGGCCTCTGGAATTGTCTGGTATACCCTGCTGGGAGCCAGTGTGGTCCAGGGGCTAATCGGACTGACCTGGGTAATTGTCGGCATGGGAAGCAGCCCTTATCTCGAACAACTGTTTGATCTCATCACAACCATTCGCCTGGTAGAACTGGCCAATCCCAATCGGCCTCTGCTGAAGCGACTGGCATCTGAAGCTCCAGGCACCTTTCAACATACGCTATTCGTCTCTACCCTGGCAGAAGCAGCCGCCCGTGCCCTGGGATGCAACGTGGAATTGGTAAGAACGGGTACTCTGTATCATGACATTGGCAAAATGCACGACCCTCTCAGCTTCATTGAAAACCAGATGGGTGGCCCCAACAAGCACGATATCATTGATAACCCTTGGGAAAGTGCAGAGATTATTAAAAAGCACGTCACCGAGGGGTTGGTGATGGCTCGCAAGTTTCGCTTGCCCAAGGCGATCCAGGCATTTATTCCAGAACATCAGGGCACGATGGTAATTGCCTACTTCTACCACCAGGCTCAACAACGGCTCCAGCAAACTTCTACCAATGGCAGCACTCCTGTGCTGAACGACGAGGACTTTAAATATGACGGCCCCATTCCCCAGTCTCGCGAAGCGGGAATTGTCATGTTGGCAGATTCCTGTGAGGCGGCCCTGCGATCGCTGAAAAATGCCACCCCAGAAGAAGCCCTCTCGATGATCAACAAAATTCTGCGCGCCCGCTGGCAAGAGAACCAATTGGTGGACTCTGGCCTCACGCGTGACGAAATGACCCAGATCGCCAACGTCTTTGTCCAGGTTTGGCAGCAATTCAACCACCAACGCATCGCCTACCCCAAATTAACCCCAGCATCTCAGCCTTCAAAAGGATGAGTAGTTTTAAGTTTTGAGATTTAAGCTCTAAAACCAATTCTTTTTAAGGGCGCATAGAGCTAAGCAGAAAATTCTTACCCCCTTCAAACCAGAGAGGGCTGAGTACCTCAACCACTAGCTTGTAACGGGTTACGCCGACCCATGCAAGCCCAAAATTAGCATGAATAAAATTTTTATGCCTATAAAATAGGCATCAATAAAGGATCTGGCGGATGACGGGTTCCCCATCTTGTGTTAAATCCTGTGGGCAGTGTCAGGT from Leptodesmis sichuanensis A121 includes:
- a CDS encoding HD family phosphohydrolase; the encoded protein is MKRVFQALERQLKETYGHYRRRLSESVGGLDRYRLLFQRSPFSDRPSRWSTYQTRLRRSTTWRTVSRSPLVLGVAVISLTSVLGYRFYTTPKLDIGKAAPQTIYAPASVTIEDQKATEEQRKTARKDAISVLKLDQAVNQQAQRLLQQQLQQGTELRQLAGAFPFTKTAYLSFKTQVYLRKLPDRDWQALLTTVDPKLPQTSEKAGLESANQPPLLENDRKQAIAELRALRRSVDLGTYLRVVQETAQARLRYAAALTAMVQPAVPNLSQAFNWAVLDLSNNDWRQIQTHLPNIAEQILVQGIAPGLPESLLSEAIKLQVKGLGSPESQAIASQLLINILQPNLVKDEEQTRLRAEQVARGIQPVMVSVRKGESIVKSGQIISSANFALLDHFGLSRREIDWVGLIAFGSLVSGAVTIVWFVKQRFYPSLRKRDGILLWLLSLSTPLLVALRLPSTNLPAVGLLIGSFYGGPLGVTVAGLLALLMAVGSDLQLNELLSSAIGGLVCGWLGGRLRSREELAILGVGIGVLQGTLYLLLTAASGIVWYTLLGASVVQGLIGLTWVIVGMGSSPYLEQLFDLITTIRLVELANPNRPLLKRLASEAPGTFQHTLFVSTLAEAAARALGCNVELVRTGTLYHDIGKMHDPLSFIENQMGGPNKHDIIDNPWESAEIIKKHVTEGLVMARKFRLPKAIQAFIPEHQGTMVIAYFYHQAQQRLQQTSTNGSTPVLNDEDFKYDGPIPQSREAGIVMLADSCEAALRSLKNATPEEALSMINKILRARWQENQLVDSGLTRDEMTQIANVFVQVWQQFNHQRIAYPKLTPASQPSKG